One region of Trichoderma breve strain T069 chromosome 7 map unlocalized scaffold00007, whole genome shotgun sequence genomic DNA includes:
- a CDS encoding glycosyltransferase sugar-binding region containing DXD motif domain-containing protein: MRARNIVALTAIAVFWFTVLFRRHIHELGEIVLTYSTFYPLLHNHPDILYRHPENASSTDLESSSSSLGPVVVPKIIHQIALGNASVSKYQAAITSCTDLHPDWQHQLWTDVNATAFIAEFYPDILPHYTGYAQNIQRANILRYALLHHSGGIYVDLDVTCRVPLDSTPIVRLPYVSPGAHPAGVNNAFIATEPGHPFLTQLLENVPSHDLHWALPMRIPYVENMLSTGCMFYSNQWMSYVRHLMEGRLSRPVYILSDEHGDMAPHMLRGKVTTPIFVHGGASSWHGWDAALFLTIGEHYTFYLGLLFVVLTVFFLGAYFWTTSKRSYRRRCRLFPFGRVASRSSWSPTRGRKPSISQSMV, from the coding sequence ATGCGAGCCCGAAACATCGTGGCCCTGACGGCCATTGCCGTCTTCTGGTTCACCGTCCTGTTCCGCCGGCACATCCACGAGCTGGGCGAAATCGTCCTGACGTACAGCACATTCTACCCGCTGCTGCATAACCACCCCGACATTCTGTATCGACACCCGGAGAACGCCTCGTCCACCGATCTcgagtcatcatcgtcttctctcgGCCCCGTCGTCGTGCCCAAAATCATCCACCAGATCGCCCTGGGCAACGCCAGCGTCTCCAAGTACCAGGCCGCCATCACCAGCTGCACCGATCTGCACCCAGACTGGCAGCACCAGCTGTGGACCGACGTCAATGCCACGGCTTTCATCGCCGAGTTCTACCCCGACATCCTGCCTCACTACACCGGCTACGCACAAAACATCCAGCGCGCCAACATCCTGCGCTATGCTCTGCTGCACCACTCGGGCGGCATCTACGTCGACCTCGATGTCACCTGTCGTGTGCCTCTCGACTCGACGCCCATTGTCCGCCTGCCGTACGTGTCTCCCGGCGCTCACCCGGCCGGCGTCAACAATGCCTTTATCGCGACGGAGCCCGGCCATCCCTTCCTGACGCAGTTGCTGGAGAACGTGCCCAGCCATGACCTGCACTGGGCGCTGCCGATGCGCATTCCCTACGTCGAGAACATGCTCAGCACCGGCTGCATGTTCTACTCCAACCAGTGGATGTCGTACGTCCGTCACCTCATGGAGGGCCGCCTCAGCCGCCCCGTCTACATCCTGTCCGACGAGCACGGCGATATGGCGCCTCACATGCTCCGGGGCAAGGTCACGACGCCCATCTTTGTCCACGGCGGTGCCAGCAGCTGGCACGGCTGGGATGCCGCCTTGTTCCTGACCATTGGCGAGCACTATACATTCTACCTGGGCCTGCTCTTTGTGGTCCTGACGGTCTTCTTTCTGGGCGCCTACTTCTGGACCACGTCAAAGCGGTCGTATCGCCGAAGATGCCGCCTCTTTCCCTTTGGCCGCGTGGCCTCCCGAAGCAGCTGGTCACCGACGAGGGGGAGGAAGCCCAGCATCAGCCAATCCATGGTGTAA
- a CDS encoding glycosyl transferase family 64 domain-containing protein, with protein sequence MLASMTSCLSWLQAPRFRRSTTILSALILTIVTIVLLVNPASDLKAIGHSKPVSEASETGYPRCSDRTDTNITYPVESWREAAETKFGGLMDDKFTIAMSTFHRPRELHRTLNTLLSTKIPSLHEIVVIWNNFDEKEPDSFVSEYGVVVRYRKPTRDSLNEKLWPDPKYKTKAILLSDDDVYYRPGDLEFVFQMWRNFGRDRMTGALARCASALPSGQWDYNFCSQKEHQDVYALILTNLAFTHIAFLDYYFSDDPAATKIRNYVDEAFNCEDIGLNFVASMLTGSGPLLVRASGQYVNLDPSGGISRHPGHMEARSKCLNVFADAFGCMPLVDEASAQEAAYKIFT encoded by the exons ATGCTCGCCTCCATGACGTCGTGCCTCAGCTGGCTGCAGGCGCCGCGGTTCAGAAGAAGCACAACCATCTTGTCCGCGCTGATTCTCACCATCGTCACCATTGTGCTGCTGGTCAATCCTGCGTCAGATCTGAAAGCCATTGGGCATTCGAAGCCAGTGTCTGAGGCGTCGGAGACCGGATACCCTCGGTGCAGCGACCGCACAGATACCAACATCACCTACCCGGTGGAATCATGGCGGGAGGCAGCTGAAACCAAGTTTGGCGGGCTGATGGATGATAAGTTCAC AATTGCCATGTCAACTTTCCATCGCCCGAGGGAACTCCATCGAACCCTCAACACTCTTCTATCCACCAAGATCCCGTCGCTGCACGAAATCGTCGTCATTTGGAACAACTTTGATGAAAAGGAGCCCGATAGCTTCGTTTCCGAGTACGGTGTCGTCGTGCGGTACCGCAAGCCAACCCGCGATAGTCTAAACGAGAAGCTTTGGCCCGATCCCAAATACAAGACCAAAGCCATTCTCCTTTCAGATGACGACGTCTACTACCGGCCCGGCGATCTCGAATTCGTTTTCCAGATGTGGCGAAACTTTGGCAGGGACAGAATGACCGGCGCTCTCGCGCGCTGCGCTTCGGCTCTTCCCTCTGGCCAATGGGACTACAACTTTTGCTCCCAAAAGGAACACCAAGACGTCTATGCGCTCATCTTGACCAATTTAGCATTCACACACATTGCATTTCTCGACTATTACTTTTCCGATGACCCTGCCGCCACCAAGATTCGCAATTATGTCGACGAAGCCTTCAACTGCGAGGACATTGGTCTCAACTTTGTTGCTTCAATGTTGACTGGCTCAGGTCCTCTTTTAGTCCGTGCAAGCGGTCAATATGTCAACTTGGACCCTTCAGGTGGCATCAGCAGACATCCAGGCCACATGGAAGCGCGCAGCAAGTGTCTCAACGTCTTTGCCGACGCCTTTGGGTGCATGCCGCTAGTCGACGAG GCATCTGCTCAGGAAGCAGCGTATAAGATTTTCACGTAA
- a CDS encoding thiJ/PfpI family-like domain-containing protein, whose protein sequence is MAKIVFLMADYGHDPTETCGPYTAFKAAGFDVSFATEAGKSPQCDTKMLEGLTQRLLGATSSIVKKYRVMAESEEWKNPLSWSDEQFTLDAFDLVFLPGGHDKAVRQVIDSEKVHQLLVDFFPKTKKPGKKAVGAVCHGVMVLSESKNPDGSSVIRDCVTTALPARFEQLAFWGTRLFLGDYYKTYGAGSENVEDSVRKVLASPKQFKNSIVPSPFVVEDDNYNYVTARFPGDVELLSQKLVQLVQGL, encoded by the exons ATGGCAAAGAttgtcttcttgatggccgATTATGGCCATGATCCTACAG AAACCTGTGGGCCGTACACGGCTTTCAAAGCTGCTGGGTTCGATGTCAGTTTCGCGACTGAGGCGGGCAAATCACCTCAATGCGATACCAAGATGCTGGAGGGCCTCACACAGCGCCTTTTG GGTGCAACGTCCTCCATCGTGAAGAAGTATCGCGTCATGGCTGAATCAGAAGAATGGAAGAATCCCTTGTCATGGTCCGATGAACAATTCACTCTGGACGCGTTTGATCTCGTGTTTCTGCCCGGAGGACACGACAAGGCCGTGAGACAAGTCATTGACTCGGAGAAAGTTCACCAGCTGCTAGTCGACTTCTTccccaagacaaagaagcctgGGAAGAAGGCCGTTGGAGCGGTTTGTCACGGCGTCATGGTGCTTTCAGAATCCAAGAATCCAGATGGAAGCAGTGTCATTCGCGACTGCGTGACGACAGCGCTGCCGGCGCGATTCGAGCAGCTAGCTTTCTGGGGCACTCGCCTCTTCCTGGGAGACTATTACAAGACGTACGGAGCGGGGAGTGAAAACGTCGAAGACTCG GTGCGAAAAGTGCTGGCGAGTCCTAAACAATTCAAGAATAGCATTGTGCCATCACC CTTCGTGGTTGAGGATGACAACTACAACTACGTCACGGCGAGATTCCCCGGCGACGTAGAACTTTTGTCGCAGAAGCTAGTCCAATTAGTGCAAGGCCTTTGA
- a CDS encoding pectate lyase superfamily protein domain-containing protein, whose protein sequence is MRFTQFFLGLAAVAAGSTIPAEGVEARHSSGYWYEKIQHNGISPFITNGKNWKVFRNVKTDFGAKGDGVTDDWAAIQAAFDYANGTASRSSGAWGTTGAPAVVYIPAGTYRLSKPLQSYVDTVVMGDPTNRPVLQASPDFTDPFLYLGYDPGYDSTINFYIGLKNVVLDSTKVPLAHNITLLNWAVSQAVQLTNVLFNMPNGGVAHTGLSMPQGGSPLMINDVVFSGGSVGIRMNEQQYHFKGITFKNQDIGLKLDKLFEGTGQNLHFESCKVGVETTNNNTGFFALIDSTAKNVGILWNAAASPTAQGSMVLENVQVDKTVGSTVTAGGVNVLKGSVKAGQSWIWGNVYGPSNGQRAQGKFFPASRPLALLDITGSYHTVTPPTFQEYSVDQVINVKSVHGLPVAGDGVTDDTKNLQKIINQAAGKKVIYFPHGTYLVSDTIVVPPGSRFHGEVWSEISATGNKFKNANKPVPMVQVGKPGQLGVAQFVDMLFTVADILPGCELVEVNMAGLKAGDVGFFNTHFRIGGARGSKVQTNCDDPATCKAARVCAHLTTWSSSYWENSWCWSADHDLDDDNGANPSTAGGFLVESIRGTWMLGIGSEHNSLYQINVYKAQNVFLGFQQSETPYWQGNNSGLLTPLPWTGSLLDSDPDFSWCAPDDAQCRMAIFQYIHDSSNVNVYGGGYWVFFNGINRDGCSAECQQNAVIYADNHKLYSYGVSTHNVRTMVLESERGKDVAEVVDTANAGGWQSHGGVMAAYLGQSGF, encoded by the exons ATGCGATTCACGCAATTCTTCCTCGGCTTGGCTGCCGTTGCAGCTGGTAGTACTATACCAGCTGAAGGCGTCGAGGCCAGACACTCCTCGGGCTACTGGTACGAGAAAATCCAGCACAACGGCATCAGCCCTTTCATCACCAATGGCAAAAACTGGAAAGTCTTCCGTAATGTCAAGACGGACTTTGGCGCCAAGGGAGACGGTGTCACCGACGACTGGGCTGCCATCCAAGCTGCCTTTGACTATGCCAATGGCACAGCCAGTCGCAGCTCGGGTGCTTGGGGCACGACTGGTGCTCCGGCTGTTGTTTACATCCCAGCTGGCACGTATCGTCTGAGCAAGCCCCTTCAGTCGTACGTTGACACCGTTGTTATGGGTGATCCCACCAACAGACCGGTGCTTCAAGCCTCTCCCGACTTTACCGATCCCTTCCTCTACCTGGGCTATGACCCCGGCTATGACTCGACCATCAACTTCTACATTGGACTGAAGAACGTTGTCTTGGACTCTACCAAGGTGCCCCTTGCTCACAACATTACTCTTCTCAACTGGGCCGTGAGCCAAGCTGTGCAGCTTACCAATGTCTTGTTCAACATGCCCAATGGAGGTGTAGCACACACCGGATTGTCGATGCCTCAGGGCGGCTCGCCTCTGATGATCAACGACGTTGTATTCTCCGGTGGATCTGTCGGCATTCGCATGAACGAGCAGCAGTACCACTTTAAGGGAATCACCTTTAAGA ACCAGGACATTGGCTTGAAGCTTGACAAGCTCTTCGAGGGAACTGGCCAGAACCTGCACTTTGAGTCATGCAAGGTTGGCGTTGAGACgacaaacaacaacaccgGATTCTTTGCTCTCATCGACTCGACGGCCAAGAACGTCGGCATTCTGTGGAACGCCGCAGCTTCCCCAACCGCCCAAGGATCAATGGTGCTGGAGAACGTCCAAGTGGACAAGACTGTCGGCTCT ACCGTCACTGCTGGAGGAGTCAACGTTCTCAAGGGCTCTGTCAAGGCAGGCCAGTCTTGGATCTGGGGCAATGTCTACGGACCCTCGAACGGCCAGCGTGCCCAAGGCAAATTCTTCCCTGCATCTCGCCCTCTGGCACTTTTGGATATCACTGGATCCTACCACACCGTTACTCCTCCCACATTTCAGGAGTATTCCGTAGACCAGGTGATTAATGTCAAGTCTGTTCACGGGCTCCCAGTCGCCGGTGATGGTGTTACAGACGA TACCAAGAACCTTCAGAAGATCATTAACCAGGCCGCCGGCAAGAAGGTTATTTACTTCCCTCATGGAACGTACCTTGTCAGTGACACCATTGTGGTCCCTCCTGGAAGCCG ATTCCACGGAGAGGTTTGGTCTGAGATTAGCGCAACGGGCAACAAGTTCAAGAACGCCAACAAGCCGGTTCCCATGGTCCAGGTCGGAAAGCCTGGCCAGCTCGGCGTTGCCCAATTCGTCGACATGCTGTTCACCGTTGCAGACATTCTTCCCGGCTGCGAGCTCGTCGAGGTGAACATGGCCGGCTTAAAGGCAGGAGAtgttggcttcttcaacacTCACTTCCGTATTGGAGGTGCTCGAGGATCCAAGGTTCAGACCAACTGCGATGATCCCGCAACCTGCAAGGCGGCGCGAGTCTGTGCTCATCTTACGACCTGGTCGTCTTCATATTGGGAGAACAGCTGGTGCTGGAGCGCTGATCACGATCTTGACGATGACAACGGTGCTAACCCCTCGACTGCTGGTGGTTTCCTTGTTGAATCTATCAGGGGAACCTGGATGCTGGGTATTGGTAGTGAGCACAACTCGCTGTACCAGATCAACGTCTACAAGGCACAGAAcgtcttcttgggcttccaACAGAGCGAGACGCCGTACTGGCAAGGAAACAACTCTGGTCTTCTGACGCCTCTGCCATGGACCGGCTCTCTGCTGGACAGCGACCCAGACTTTAGCTGGTGTGCTCCTGACGATGCCCAGTGCCGCATGGCTATTTTCCAGTACATCCACGACTCAAGCAACGTCAACGTTTACGGAGGTGGATACTGGgtcttcttcaacggcaTTAACCGTGACGGCTGCTCTGCCGAATGCCAGCAGAACGCCGTCATCTATGCCGACAACCACAAGCTGTATAGCTATGGCGTCAGCACCCACAACGTGCGAACCATGGTGCTCGAATCTGAGAGGGGCAAGGACGTGGCCGAGGTTGTTGATACAGCGAATGCGGGTGGCTGGCAGAGCCATGGTGGTGTCATGGCTGCTTATCTGGGACAGAGCGGCTTTTAA
- a CDS encoding alpha/beta hydrolase fold domain-containing protein, producing MTDFSHLAGPSEEWASYLAKNPLPKGDVISTEFRRAHNPQRYAARDAAMKALGDHQVTWETRTIPTSDSLEIPIRVFRSAIQKGHASALIYYHGGGFLTGSISTEDPFCISLARDTGFTVISVGYRVIPEWKAPTQFNDAWDARTWVINNAADLGLPQDFDLYVAGTSAGGFLAASVVHRERELGESYIKGQFLAAPWLVLTENFPFDPKVGDKTSHIQCRDADFLSYPQIEQYRALMGEPEEYRDSLLLNPLLFDEKSNIKDLPPTLVMVCGDDALRDQGLIYQQKLDRLGVPTKLNTYAGYPHVFWIFPDLAMSKTWYRDLLEGLQWLTEKQGHVRN from the exons ATGACAGACTTTAGCCATCTTGCCGGTCCTTCAGAAGAATGGGCTTCATACCTAGCCAAGAACCCTCTGCCAAAGGGGGACGTTATATCAACCGAATTTCGTCGTGCCCACAATCCCCAGCGATATGCAGCCAGAGATGCAGCGATGAAGGCTCTCGGCGACCATCAAGTCACATGGGAAACACGAACAATACCAACCTCAGACAGCCTCGAAATCCCAATTCGAGTCTTTCGCTCTGCCATCCAAAAGGGACACGCCTCCGCCTTGATTTACTACCATGGCGGCGGATTCCTGACGGGCTCAATCTCAACTGAAGATCCCTTTTGCATCTCTTTAGCCCGGGACACTGGGTTTACAGTCATCAGTGTCGGCTATCGTGTGATTCCCGAGTGGAAGGCTCCCACGCAGTTCAATGATGCATGGGATGCTCGTACTTGGGTGATAAACAATGCGGCAGATCTGGGACTGCCACAAGATTTTGATTTGTACGTGGCAGGCACCAGCGCCGGGGGGTTTCTTGCGGCAAGCGTTGTTCATAGAGAAAGAGAG CTGGGAGAATCATACATCAAAGGCCAATTTCTCGCCGCGCCTTGGCTCGTCCTCACTGAAAACTTTCCCTTTGACCCCAAAGTCGGCGACAAAACTTCACATATCCAATGCCGCGATGCTGATTTTCTCTCGTACCCCCAAATCGAGCAATATCGTGCTCTGATGGGGGAGCCAGAGGAGTATCGTGATAGCTTGCTCTTGAACCCGCTTCTATTTGATGAAAAAAGTAACATCAAGGATTTACCTCCTACGCTCGTCATGGTCTGTGGCGATGACGCCCTGCGAGACCAAGGCTTGATCTATCAGCAGAAGCTTGATCGGCTCGG TGTTCCGACGAAATTGAATACGTACGCAGGATATCCTCATGTCTTTTGGATCTTTCCAGACCTTGCCATGAGTAAGACTTGGTATCGCGATCTGTTGGAAGGCCTTCAGTGGCTTACTGAGAAACAAGGGCATGTTCGCAACTAG
- a CDS encoding short chain dehydrogenase domain-containing protein yields MADNPADKQVVLVTGGNQGIGYEIVKKLVAEQPTYHVLLGCRALSKGVEAISNIEKLAGSVSPVEVDITSNDSIAACVAQIDREYGRLDVLINNAGIGRHAVEGLPSLRAKMAALFDVNVFGTLEMTDAAIPLLQKAADQGLVPRIVFITSEMGSFGNTLNPSWKYYQHNTSIPYKSSKAAANMIGACYSTLFEKEGWKINCCCPGLRKTAFNNHLSVAMDVEEGAVRAVALATLDKDGPTGTFTNIDGTEPW; encoded by the coding sequence ATGGCCGACAACCCCGCAGACAAGCAAGTTGTGCTCGTTACCGGCGGCAATCAGGGCATCGGTTATGAAATTGTGAAAAAGCTTGTGGCGGAGCAACCCACCTATCATGTCCTTCTTGGGTGTCGAGCTCTCTCAAAAGGAGTAGAAGCTATATCAAATATTGAGAAGCTTGCTGGCTCAGTTTCTCCAGTTGAAGTTGACATTACTTCGAATGACTCAATTGCAGCTTGTGTTGCGCAAATCGATCGCGAGTATGGCAGACTTGACGTGCTAATCAACAACGCTGGCATTGGAAGACATGCAGTGGAGGGTTTACCCAGCCTCAGGGCCAAGATGGCCGCGTTGTTTGATGTGAATGTGTTTGGCACCCTAGAGATGACAGACGCAGCTATTCCCCTGTTACAAAAGGCTGCGGATCAAGGCTTAGTCCCACGGATTGTGTTTATTACCTCAGAGATGGGATCCTTTGGGAATACGCTCAACCCTTCATGGAAATATTACCAGCACAATACCTCTATACCGTACAAATCCAGCAAAGCGGCTGCAAACATGATTGGTGCATGCTATTCGACATTATTCGAGAAGGAAGGGTGGAAGATCAATTGCTGCTGTCCTGGGCTTCGCAAAACGGCGTTCAACAATCACCTTTCTGTTGCCATGGACGTGGAAGAGGGAGCTGTGAGGGCTGTAGCATTGGCTACCCTCGACAAAGACGGCCCTACAGGGACTTTTACAAACATTGATGGAACTGAGCCGTGGTGA